From bacterium, the proteins below share one genomic window:
- the dprA gene encoding DNA-processing protein DprA, with translation MDFFAAGDPRFPAKLNRLADPPTGLYFRGELALLQQAGPWIAVVGTRHATVEALRYCESLIIGLRPCSPVIVSGLAIGIDGMAHRSALNAGLATVAVLGSSLDQIYPPRHRPLARDILSQGLLVSELAPRTPLAPWHFPQRNRLIAALADLLVVVEAPEKSGALITADFALDLGIDIYVVPGRAASPNNRGGHRLIQQGAKLLMDPEEILVDLGLQPPPSSRKTSPAAVSKSAPSLGRLSPEEYNILKIIGFQPAHIDKIAAMSHLATAQVIGLLQGLVLEGWLEEMPGKCFGLHPAHRELLSKT, from the coding sequence ATGGATTTTTTTGCCGCCGGCGATCCGCGATTTCCCGCCAAGCTGAACCGTTTGGCCGATCCGCCGACGGGCCTCTATTTCCGTGGAGAGCTCGCCTTGCTCCAGCAGGCCGGGCCTTGGATCGCGGTGGTCGGGACCCGACACGCGACGGTCGAGGCTCTTCGCTACTGTGAGTCGCTGATCATCGGGCTTCGGCCTTGCTCCCCGGTCATCGTGAGCGGCCTGGCCATCGGCATCGACGGAATGGCCCACCGCTCGGCCTTGAACGCCGGCTTGGCGACGGTGGCGGTCCTTGGCTCGAGCCTGGATCAGATCTATCCGCCCCGGCATCGGCCGCTGGCTCGGGACATTCTGAGCCAGGGTTTGCTGGTGTCGGAGTTGGCGCCTCGAACGCCCTTGGCGCCCTGGCATTTCCCGCAGCGCAATCGACTGATCGCCGCCCTGGCCGATCTCTTGGTCGTGGTGGAGGCTCCCGAGAAAAGCGGGGCCCTGATCACGGCCGATTTTGCGCTCGACCTCGGCATCGACATCTATGTGGTGCCCGGCCGCGCCGCTTCGCCCAATAACCGCGGCGGTCATCGCCTGATCCAACAGGGAGCCAAGCTCTTGATGGACCCGGAGGAGATCTTGGTCGATTTGGGATTGCAGCCTCCTCCGTCCAGCCGGAAGACCTCCCCGGCGGCCGTCTCGAAGTCGGCGCCAAGCCTCGGCCGCCTCTCCCCCGAAGAGTATAACATATTGAAAATCATAGGCTTCCAGCCGGCACACATTGACAAAATCGCCGCCATGAGCCATTTAGCCACGGCTCAGGTCATTGGCCTGCTGCAAGGCCTGGTTTTAGAGGGGTGGCTGGAGGAGATGCCGGGCAAATGCTTCGGCCTTCATCCGGCCCATCGGGAGTTGTTGTCAAAAACCTAA
- the topA gene encoding type I DNA topoisomerase, with amino-acid sequence MAKSLVIVESPAKAKTIEKYLGKDYVVRASVGHVKDLPTSKLGVEVEKDFKPTYVVIKGKKKVLDEITKTAEKSEKVFLATDPDREGEAIAWHIADEIKGLGKKKAGGVTVHRVLFNEITKKAVQQAIQHPVELDSHLFDAQQARRILDRLVGYKISPILWEKVKRGLSAGRVQSVAVRIVCEREKEIEAFVPVEYWSLTANLEGSLPPAFLAKLAQWKGEKAELGNQGIVDDIKATVEKAPFVLKEVVRRERKRNPIAPFVTSKLQQEAARKLGFSAKKTMTLAQILYEGVELEDGDPVGLITYMRTDSTRLSEDAVGQVREYIAQKYGPAFLPASPWIYKTKKAAQDAHEAIRPTSIEFEPSRVKPFLGRDEFRLYELIWKRFVACQMSQAIYDQTTFNIEAGPALFRATGSILKFAGFTQVYMEGYDEQEKVAEEDEESAQLPDLKEGETLKLLGLDGKQHFTQPPPRFTEASLVKELEEKGIGRPSTYASILSVIQDKKYAEKIEGKFRPTQLGTIVNDLLTAHFPKILNIEFTAKMEEELDEVEEGKRSWTATLEDFYQPFSETLEKAKVDMKDLKRQEIATDLSCEKCGKPMVVKWGRHGEFLACSGYPECKNTKEVQREGGAYKAAAEKTTDEVCEKCGAPMAVKRGRFGEFLACTRYPECKSTKAIPIGVNCPDCGKPLSERKTKRGKSFFGCTGYPNCKFALWDRPLPEACPQCASPYLLQKYTKKEGNRVVCPNKECGYQKSLESAAQAAEG; translated from the coding sequence ATGGCAAAATCTTTGGTCATCGTTGAGTCGCCGGCAAAAGCCAAGACGATCGAAAAATATCTCGGGAAGGACTACGTGGTTCGGGCCTCGGTCGGCCACGTCAAGGACCTCCCCACTTCCAAGTTGGGGGTCGAGGTCGAAAAGGACTTCAAGCCGACCTATGTCGTGATCAAGGGCAAGAAGAAGGTCCTCGACGAGATCACCAAGACCGCCGAAAAGTCCGAAAAGGTCTTTCTCGCCACCGACCCCGACCGCGAAGGCGAAGCCATCGCCTGGCATATCGCCGACGAAATCAAGGGCCTGGGCAAGAAGAAAGCCGGCGGGGTGACCGTCCACCGGGTGCTCTTCAATGAGATCACCAAGAAAGCGGTCCAGCAGGCCATCCAGCATCCAGTCGAGCTCGATTCCCATCTTTTCGATGCTCAGCAGGCCCGGCGCATCCTCGACCGCCTGGTCGGCTACAAGATCAGCCCCATCCTTTGGGAGAAGGTCAAGCGGGGACTTTCCGCCGGCCGGGTTCAATCGGTGGCGGTTCGCATCGTCTGCGAGCGCGAGAAGGAGATCGAAGCCTTCGTTCCCGTCGAGTACTGGTCGCTGACCGCCAACCTCGAAGGCTCCTTGCCGCCGGCTTTCTTGGCCAAGCTGGCCCAATGGAAGGGCGAGAAGGCCGAGCTCGGCAACCAAGGAATCGTCGACGACATCAAGGCCACAGTGGAAAAGGCTCCCTTCGTTTTAAAGGAAGTCGTCCGCCGTGAGCGCAAACGCAACCCGATCGCGCCCTTCGTCACCAGCAAGCTCCAGCAGGAAGCGGCTCGCAAGCTCGGCTTCAGCGCCAAGAAGACGATGACCTTGGCCCAGATACTTTATGAAGGCGTGGAGCTGGAGGACGGCGATCCGGTCGGCCTCATCACTTACATGCGCACCGACTCGACCCGCCTGTCGGAGGACGCGGTCGGCCAGGTCCGGGAATACATCGCCCAGAAGTACGGCCCCGCCTTCTTGCCGGCCTCGCCCTGGATCTACAAGACCAAGAAGGCCGCCCAAGACGCCCACGAAGCGATCCGGCCGACCTCGATCGAGTTCGAGCCCAGCCGGGTCAAGCCTTTCCTCGGCCGCGACGAGTTCCGGCTCTATGAATTGATCTGGAAACGTTTCGTCGCCTGCCAGATGAGCCAGGCAATCTACGACCAGACGACTTTCAACATCGAGGCCGGCCCGGCCCTGTTCCGGGCCACCGGGTCCATCCTCAAGTTCGCCGGTTTTACCCAAGTATATATGGAAGGCTACGACGAGCAGGAGAAGGTTGCCGAAGAGGACGAAGAGTCGGCGCAGCTGCCCGACCTCAAAGAGGGCGAAACTCTCAAGCTCCTGGGCCTCGACGGCAAGCAGCACTTCACCCAGCCGCCGCCGCGCTTCACCGAGGCCTCACTGGTCAAGGAGCTGGAAGAGAAGGGCATCGGCCGGCCCTCGACCTATGCTTCGATCCTCAGCGTCATCCAGGACAAGAAGTACGCCGAAAAGATCGAGGGCAAATTTCGTCCGACCCAGCTCGGCACGATCGTCAACGACCTGCTGACCGCCCATTTCCCCAAGATCCTGAATATCGAGTTCACCGCCAAGATGGAGGAGGAGCTCGACGAGGTCGAGGAGGGCAAGCGGAGCTGGACCGCCACCCTCGAGGACTTCTATCAGCCTTTCTCCGAGACGCTGGAGAAGGCCAAGGTCGACATGAAGGACCTGAAGCGCCAGGAGATCGCCACCGACCTGAGCTGCGAGAAGTGCGGCAAGCCGATGGTGGTGAAGTGGGGCCGACACGGCGAGTTCCTGGCCTGCAGCGGCTATCCCGAGTGCAAAAATACCAAGGAAGTCCAGCGCGAAGGCGGGGCCTACAAGGCCGCGGCCGAGAAGACCACCGACGAGGTTTGCGAAAAATGCGGCGCCCCGATGGCGGTGAAGCGCGGCCGCTTCGGCGAGTTTTTGGCCTGTACCCGCTACCCGGAGTGCAAGTCGACCAAGGCGATCCCGATCGGGGTCAATTGCCCGGATTGCGGCAAGCCCTTGAGCGAGCGCAAGACCAAGCGCGGCAAGTCTTTCTTCGGCTGCACCGGCTATCCCAACTGCAAGTTTGCCCTCTGGGACCGGCCCTTGCCCGAGGCCTGTCCGCAATGCGCTTCGCCCTACCTCCTGCAGAAATACACCAAGAAGGAAGGCAATCGGGTCGTCTGCCCCAACAAAGAGTGCGGCTATCAGAAATCATTGGAGTCCGCGGCTCAGGCCGCGGAAGGTTAA
- a CDS encoding OmpA family protein: MTAPTKPTASASVSADANVTPPAAPAAAPEKKDAAAQADPKRFEWRFELGFGPEIQGGRNGGLFGIDNISQWGDYKHFNLGGSLMHDIVGSTVRWRAGGFLNWDSSFGNENTGGSNLHQLTIGPRTEVDWSRVYKGGLWNVVEGPGVVGLYAGLGYGWGTTNVDGGFQLHSQSGLATAVGADVNLLRFNVGNVAIDLGPRFQTTSIYGDDFNNAGWNIGGFLAVRPSTRKLVETKETCDGAKRSIDSYVTNIAELRASNTKIKADLDQLKNELGSGSDPLTTPQIRDALFYREVRLALVKGGSDEKQVREAIKKAFFAKKEGKSDADADALILATVKDLKKETLDAAKASANEKYPEGFDFWAKIPGDPVPTELPPNVKDLECHELDQWIERLRKEEIQLNRRNEALIQKFDTAVLVDALKDLLGKNVEVLEKIHGFTLDIIQPNFILAKPTDADVKRLEEYVAKNGGKTLDPKDSELMKIAKPVFALTDFELENMKDVADKMNGLKSPSATRHDKVDPNEDKSKYEWMKKVTWRIEGHTDAQGSPENNQKLSERRAKWVELLLIGFGVDKGRLKSIGYGEDRLAVPEKGSYAQIQTAQTKNRRVIIRFEGELTSAPLHSQTTTTNVNPNKEPPEGEPKEGDKKAPKAPAPKGNPTPAPAPKAPAPTPAPKAGKDKADW; this comes from the coding sequence ATGACAGCGCCAACCAAACCTACCGCCTCCGCCAGCGTTTCCGCGGATGCAAATGTTACTCCCCCTGCCGCCCCGGCGGCTGCTCCCGAAAAGAAAGACGCGGCTGCCCAAGCCGATCCCAAGCGATTTGAATGGCGCTTCGAGCTCGGTTTCGGGCCGGAGATCCAAGGCGGACGCAATGGCGGCCTCTTCGGAATCGACAACATCTCCCAATGGGGGGATTACAAGCATTTCAACCTGGGCGGCTCCCTGATGCACGACATCGTCGGCAGCACGGTTCGCTGGCGCGCGGGCGGTTTCCTGAACTGGGACTCCTCCTTCGGGAACGAGAACACCGGCGGCAGCAACCTCCATCAGCTGACCATCGGTCCCCGGACCGAAGTCGACTGGAGCCGGGTCTATAAGGGCGGCCTCTGGAACGTCGTTGAAGGCCCGGGCGTCGTCGGCCTCTACGCCGGTCTCGGCTACGGCTGGGGCACCACCAACGTCGACGGCGGCTTCCAGCTCCACTCGCAGAGCGGCCTGGCCACCGCGGTCGGCGCGGACGTCAACCTGCTCCGCTTCAACGTCGGCAATGTCGCGATCGACCTGGGACCCCGCTTCCAGACCACCTCGATTTACGGCGACGACTTCAACAACGCCGGCTGGAACATCGGCGGCTTCCTCGCCGTCCGCCCCTCGACCCGCAAGCTGGTCGAGACCAAGGAAACTTGCGACGGCGCCAAGCGCTCGATCGACTCCTACGTGACCAACATCGCCGAGCTCCGCGCCAGCAACACCAAGATCAAGGCCGACCTCGACCAGCTCAAGAACGAGCTCGGTTCCGGCTCCGATCCGCTCACCACCCCGCAAATCCGCGATGCCCTCTTCTATCGCGAGGTTCGGCTGGCCCTGGTCAAGGGCGGTTCCGACGAGAAGCAAGTTCGCGAGGCGATCAAGAAGGCTTTCTTCGCCAAGAAGGAAGGCAAGTCCGACGCCGACGCCGATGCCCTCATCCTGGCCACCGTCAAGGATCTCAAGAAAGAGACCCTCGATGCCGCCAAGGCTTCGGCCAACGAAAAGTATCCCGAAGGCTTCGACTTCTGGGCCAAGATCCCGGGCGACCCGGTTCCGACCGAGCTTCCGCCCAACGTCAAGGACCTGGAATGCCACGAGCTCGACCAATGGATCGAACGCCTGCGCAAGGAAGAGATCCAGCTCAACCGCCGCAACGAGGCTCTCATCCAGAAGTTCGACACCGCGGTCCTGGTCGACGCGCTCAAGGATCTCCTGGGCAAGAACGTCGAGGTCTTGGAGAAGATCCACGGCTTCACCCTGGACATCATCCAACCCAACTTCATCCTGGCCAAGCCGACCGATGCCGACGTCAAGCGTCTCGAAGAGTACGTCGCCAAGAACGGCGGCAAGACCCTCGACCCGAAGGATTCGGAGCTGATGAAGATCGCCAAGCCGGTCTTCGCCCTCACCGACTTCGAGCTCGAGAACATGAAGGACGTCGCCGACAAGATGAACGGCCTCAAGAGCCCGTCGGCCACCCGCCACGACAAGGTCGATCCCAACGAGGACAAGAGCAAGTACGAGTGGATGAAGAAGGTCACCTGGAGAATCGAAGGCCACACCGACGCTCAAGGCAGCCCCGAGAACAACCAAAAGCTCTCCGAGCGTCGCGCCAAGTGGGTCGAGCTCCTGCTCATCGGCTTCGGCGTCGACAAGGGCCGCCTGAAATCGATCGGCTACGGCGAAGACCGCCTGGCTGTTCCGGAGAAGGGCTCCTATGCCCAAATCCAGACCGCCCAGACCAAGAATCGCCGGGTTATCATCCGCTTCGAAGGCGAGCTCACCTCGGCCCCGCTCCATTCGCAAACGACGACCACCAACGTCAATCCGAACAAGGAGCCGCCGGAAGGCGAGCCGAAGGAAGGCGACAAGAAGGCTCCGAAGGCTCCGGCTCCCAAGGGCAATCCGACCCCGGCCCCGGCGCCCAAGGCTCCGGCTCCGACCCCGGCTCCCAAGGCCGGCAAGGACAAGGCCGACTGGTAA
- a CDS encoding OmpA family protein, with protein sequence MTPVTPRTSAPADAGLPQQDASIPAQDAGASADAGPAAVLQDPPQTIVFGRASVGAADHGGRNGAPFAYQSIGQFGDWINLEASVGLLRDLNSGPARFRLGGSLGYNRMNGGENVSGSHINTLTLNPRAELDISRLLQVGPVSFLPRLGLEVGLGYGFGSSTVDGGFQIHDQSGFAVIPRIDLGVLDVRLGNLAVGLGAYVSSPAVFGNEHNSAFLSVGGQMTFYTPFETRTVVEEACSADRRGDLVRRIHLLQSESAQLREENTTTASFLEGIHSQLLQQGVSDDDLRSNIRSGLVAHIENLQSGENPLPRADIIAQLRRLYGNYLRNRSENPVTDPAERQRLAREQFPDDFDPSTAENRTAAAQAIFPDDFDPYAFRTVEEVSVPEPLPQDCDGLEDLRTRLEDERADLREQRGLLEGLTRMGLTRLGVPTSSAPNLIRAITRLSEIHFITARPQGAPDRVSVSASDIAPLNAAADAWGRDHRGEVRPQTEIDAAFRAIFPRTRRAPTDTTPNRAEEYSPALEVIRQISETLRSPEMRGAHFYVVGHTDSRGDDAMNQRLSLRRAQAIRDALIFYGVDPEMITPLGRGESQLVYYYDQPAGGRGDVHRVQQAEVRMLNTDGVRGTALQDEIRGRQAVNRRIEMFICMPNTRDETCTQLDAEIRASSSPRTEGSAETRSAGGVVTSVVIPEETSRRRSGSTRRERPAERPATERPDAGGTDAGRPDMDFTGGAEHQ encoded by the coding sequence ATGACCCCAGTTACCCCCCGCACGTCTGCTCCGGCTGATGCCGGTCTTCCTCAACAAGACGCTTCCATCCCGGCCCAAGACGCCGGAGCTTCGGCCGATGCCGGTCCGGCGGCGGTCCTTCAGGATCCCCCTCAAACCATCGTTTTTGGCCGCGCCTCGGTCGGCGCCGCGGATCACGGCGGACGCAACGGCGCTCCCTTCGCCTATCAATCGATCGGCCAATTCGGCGATTGGATCAACCTGGAGGCCTCGGTCGGCCTGCTCCGGGACCTTAATAGCGGTCCGGCCCGCTTCCGCCTCGGCGGCAGCCTCGGTTACAACCGGATGAACGGCGGCGAGAACGTCTCGGGCAGCCACATCAATACCTTGACTTTGAATCCCCGAGCCGAGCTCGACATCAGCCGGCTCCTTCAGGTCGGCCCGGTGAGCTTTCTCCCCCGCCTGGGCCTCGAAGTCGGCCTGGGCTACGGCTTCGGCAGCAGCACCGTCGACGGCGGCTTTCAAATCCACGACCAGTCCGGCTTTGCCGTCATTCCCCGGATCGACCTCGGCGTCCTCGACGTCCGCCTGGGCAATTTGGCGGTAGGCCTGGGAGCTTACGTCTCCTCCCCCGCCGTTTTCGGCAACGAACATAACAGCGCCTTCCTCTCGGTCGGCGGCCAGATGACCTTCTATACGCCTTTCGAAACCCGCACCGTGGTCGAGGAGGCCTGCTCGGCCGACCGCCGCGGCGACCTGGTCCGGCGCATCCACCTCCTCCAGAGCGAAAGCGCCCAGCTCCGCGAGGAGAACACCACGACCGCCTCCTTCCTGGAAGGCATCCACTCCCAGCTGCTCCAGCAAGGGGTGTCGGACGACGACCTGCGCAGCAACATCCGCAGCGGCCTCGTCGCCCACATCGAAAACCTCCAATCCGGCGAAAACCCGCTTCCGCGGGCCGACATCATCGCCCAGCTCCGCCGGCTCTACGGCAATTACCTGCGCAACCGCAGCGAAAACCCGGTCACCGACCCGGCCGAGCGCCAGCGCCTGGCCCGCGAGCAATTCCCGGACGACTTCGATCCGTCGACCGCGGAAAACCGCACGGCCGCGGCCCAAGCCATCTTTCCCGACGACTTCGACCCCTATGCCTTCCGCACGGTGGAGGAAGTCTCGGTTCCCGAGCCCCTGCCGCAGGATTGCGACGGCCTCGAGGACCTTCGGACCCGACTCGAGGACGAGCGGGCCGACCTCCGCGAGCAGCGCGGCCTGCTCGAAGGCCTCACCCGGATGGGACTCACCCGTTTGGGCGTGCCGACCAGCTCGGCGCCCAACCTCATCCGGGCGATCACCCGGCTCTCGGAGATCCATTTCATCACCGCCCGGCCCCAAGGCGCCCCCGACCGGGTCAGCGTCTCGGCCTCGGACATCGCTCCGCTCAACGCGGCCGCCGATGCCTGGGGACGCGACCACCGCGGCGAAGTCCGGCCCCAGACCGAGATCGACGCGGCTTTCCGAGCGATCTTCCCGAGAACCCGCCGGGCTCCGACCGACACCACGCCGAACCGGGCCGAGGAATACTCGCCGGCCCTCGAGGTCATCCGCCAGATCTCCGAGACCCTCCGCTCGCCCGAGATGCGCGGCGCCCACTTCTACGTGGTGGGCCACACCGACAGCCGCGGCGACGACGCGATGAATCAACGGCTCTCGCTGCGCCGGGCTCAGGCCATCCGCGACGCCTTGATCTTCTATGGCGTCGATCCGGAGATGATCACCCCGCTCGGCCGCGGCGAATCCCAGCTGGTCTACTACTATGACCAGCCCGCCGGCGGACGGGGCGACGTCCATCGGGTCCAGCAAGCCGAGGTCCGGATGCTGAACACCGACGGCGTCCGTGGCACCGCCCTCCAGGACGAGATCCGGGGCCGCCAGGCCGTCAACCGCCGGATCGAGATGTTCATTTGCATGCCGAATACCCGGGACGAGACCTGCACCCAGCTCGACGCCGAGATTCGGGCCTCCAGCTCCCCTCGCACCGAGGGCAGCGCCGAGACCCGTTCGGCCGGTGGAGTGGTCACCTCGGTCGTGATCCCGGAAGAAACCTCCCGCCGCCGGAGCGGAAGCACCCGGCGGGAGCGCCCCGCCGAGCGGCCGGCCACTGAGCGGCCCGATGCGGGGGGAACCGACGCCGGCCGGCCGGACATGGACTTTACCGGCGGAGCCGAGCATCAGTAA